Proteins encoded together in one Maledivibacter sp. window:
- a CDS encoding DUF4349 domain-containing protein, whose product MNCEKVMEMLSLYIDNQLDEKETREIEKHLKNCEKCSREYEDLLTIKKLLSETPKVELPMNFKEELHRKLVESSIEENSEIIDFKEKSEKVRNKKKYNWKILSGIAAGILITVVSVSSLINNNFETKEYAKMESEGASPQQAMPFNVAMDEPKSSDIATKEEPMESHRKAELNTDKMEFASEHRGLENKKEKTAENMGITPQKVIISGHINLQIADYDAIYNKIVNKVIAKGGFVQNSYTSYKDLGTNARERDLKNGSMVLRIPKTEFQNMFDDIRPMGIVTDENINSNDITIQYMEILDSRNNLGLEEKKLKEALDNTKDENEVSDINEKLDSVALEIERLSEEVLTLDDLEALSTLEIYLDEVK is encoded by the coding sequence ATGAATTGCGAAAAGGTTATGGAAATGTTATCACTTTATATAGATAATCAATTAGATGAAAAGGAAACAAGGGAAATAGAGAAACATTTAAAGAATTGTGAAAAATGCAGTAGGGAGTATGAAGACCTATTAACTATAAAAAAATTGTTATCGGAAACACCTAAAGTAGAATTGCCCATGAACTTTAAAGAAGAACTTCATAGAAAATTAGTTGAATCTTCTATCGAAGAAAATTCGGAAATTATAGATTTTAAAGAAAAAAGTGAGAAAGTGCGTAATAAGAAGAAATATAACTGGAAGATTTTATCCGGCATTGCTGCTGGGATTTTAATAACCGTTGTTTCGGTATCATCCTTAATAAATAATAATTTTGAGACTAAAGAGTACGCCAAGATGGAAAGCGAAGGGGCATCACCACAACAGGCTATGCCGTTTAATGTGGCAATGGATGAACCTAAAAGTTCAGATATAGCTACTAAAGAAGAACCTATGGAAAGCCATAGAAAAGCAGAATTGAATACGGACAAAATGGAATTTGCTTCTGAACATAGGGGCCTAGAAAATAAAAAAGAAAAAACTGCTGAAAATATGGGGATTACGCCTCAAAAGGTGATAATAAGTGGACATATTAATCTTCAGATTGCTGACTATGATGCTATCTATAATAAAATAGTAAATAAAGTTATCGCAAAGGGAGGCTTTGTTCAAAACTCATATACATCATATAAGGATTTAGGCACTAATGCCAGGGAAAGGGACCTTAAAAATGGCAGTATGGTATTGAGAATCCCTAAGACTGAATTTCAAAATATGTTTGATGATATAAGACCTATGGGAATTGTTACAGATGAAAATATCAATTCAAATGATATTACTATACAGTATATGGAAATTCTTGATTCAAGAAATAATTTAGGACTAGAGGAAAAGAAACTTAAAGAAGCCTTAGATAACACGAAGGATGAAAATGAAGTTTCTGATATAAATGAAAAGCTTGATAGCGTTGCTTTGGAAATTGAAAGATTATCTGAAGAAGTGCTAACACTAGATGACCTGGAAGCTCTATCTACATTAGAAATTTACTTAGATGAAGTGAAATAA
- a CDS encoding SIMPL domain-containing protein (The SIMPL domain is named for its presence in mouse protein SIMPL (signalling molecule that associates with mouse pelle-like kinase). Bacterial member BP26, from Brucella, was shown to assemble into a channel-like structure, while YggE from E. coli has been associated with resistance to oxidative stress.), giving the protein MKKIFYILMIPILIAGLFAFDSLDVFSGKAAANDFSREGNIVEVNGLGTVKVKPDIAYISIGVETFNTDAKKAQDTIASKMDNIIGALKKNGIKDEDIKTTGYSIYKTNRYDAAGLGEKEKRTEGYNARNVAQVTIRNIDTVGKIIDLAGKEGANIINNIRFGISDEEKYYGEALKLAMKNASGKAEAILSSFGAKLGKPYRVKENSYGAPLVYRENVMMKSSMGADAYETPVEAGELEVTANVVVEYKY; this is encoded by the coding sequence ATGAAGAAGATATTTTATATTTTAATGATTCCCATATTGATTGCAGGTTTGTTTGCTTTTGATAGTTTAGATGTGTTTAGTGGGAAGGCAGCAGCAAATGATTTTTCTAGAGAAGGAAATATTGTTGAAGTTAATGGCTTAGGAACTGTTAAGGTTAAACCAGATATCGCTTATATAAGTATAGGAGTAGAAACTTTTAATACAGATGCCAAAAAGGCTCAGGATACGATTGCTAGCAAGATGGATAATATTATTGGGGCTCTTAAGAAAAATGGAATCAAAGATGAAGATATTAAAACCACTGGATACAGCATATACAAAACAAATAGATATGATGCAGCTGGATTAGGTGAAAAAGAAAAAAGAACTGAAGGATACAATGCGAGAAATGTTGCACAGGTTACAATAAGAAATATTGATACAGTTGGGAAAATAATTGATTTAGCTGGAAAAGAAGGGGCAAACATAATAAATAATATTAGATTTGGAATAAGTGATGAAGAAAAATATTATGGGGAGGCTTTAAAGCTTGCTATGAAAAATGCTTCAGGTAAAGCAGAAGCTATACTTAGTAGCTTTGGGGCAAAGCTTGGAAAGCCATATAGAGTCAAAGAAAACAGCTATGGGGCTCCACTTGTATATAGAGAGAATGTCATGATGAAGTCGTCGATGGGAGCCGATGCATATGAAACACCTGTAGAAGCTGGTGAACTTGAAGTAACTGCAAATGTAGTTGTTGAGTATAAATATTAA
- the polA gene encoding DNA polymerase I: MKKRLVIIDGNSLINRAFYALPDLITKEGIHTNGVFGFIKMVNKINEDYSPEYLSVAFDLKAPTFRHLAYKEYKGHRKKMPSELAQQMPIIKEVLDAYKIHRTELEGFEADDLIGTIARLCEERDFEVIIVTGDRDALQLVSDNVKVMITRKGISNLEAYDEEMVKEKYGVTPMQIIDFKGLVGDKSDNIPGVPGIGEKTAAKLLNQYPTVEELIMNVDDISSKRHQEKIRDNAEIALLSKRLATIKTDIPLDLDIDELRLIQPDSEKLIELFRKYEFNSLIKTLTNLDEGEEAGKQETVSTNAIDITIIEKKEDLNRVTNIIKDKKSFAMKIFKEENNLRSDDIIGISLCLDEENNYYIDVQSDKELLFPLKEVLEDKEIKKQGHGLKKEIISLLRYGIILDGIEFDSFIAAYLLQPSRSDYDVSDLALEYLGIKISSQEELLGKGKNAKKFSDLSRDILSRYGGNCCSIVANVRDLLAKELEKHELTELFKEVEMPLIEVLANLEYEGFKVDQKVLKEIDDELTTKIDEITSEIFSLSGEEFNINSPKQLGVILFERLELPVIKKTKTGYSTSHDVLEKLYKRHPIVPLIIQYRQLVKLKSTYVDGLFNLINPVTGKIHSSFNQTVTVTGRISSTEPNLQNIPIKLEMGRRIRKVFVPLDNDHKLIDADYSQIELRVLAHMSEDDNLIRAFNEDEDIHTLTASQVFNLPLDEVTSLERGRAKAVNFGIVYGISDFGLATNLNITRKEAKKYIDEYFKKYSGVKDYMDNEVKKGKEMGYVTTIFKRRRYIPELKSKNFNLRSFGERTAMNTPIQGSAADIIKIAMIRVFNELKERNLKSKLILQVHDELIIDAHKDEIDEVKKLLKDNMEEAISIRVPLKADMNIGDNWYNTK; this comes from the coding sequence TTGAAAAAAAGGTTAGTAATCATAGATGGAAATAGTCTTATAAATAGAGCCTTTTATGCTTTGCCTGACTTGATTACAAAGGAAGGCATACATACTAATGGAGTGTTTGGCTTTATTAAGATGGTTAACAAAATAAATGAAGATTATAGTCCAGAGTATCTTAGCGTGGCATTTGACCTAAAGGCACCAACCTTTAGACACCTAGCATATAAAGAGTATAAAGGGCATAGAAAAAAGATGCCGAGTGAATTAGCTCAGCAAATGCCTATTATTAAGGAAGTATTAGACGCTTATAAAATACATAGAACTGAGCTTGAAGGCTTTGAAGCCGATGACCTAATAGGAACTATTGCAAGGCTTTGTGAAGAAAGGGATTTTGAAGTAATAATCGTGACTGGAGACAGGGATGCATTGCAGCTTGTATCAGATAATGTGAAGGTTATGATAACTAGAAAGGGTATTTCAAACCTTGAGGCCTATGATGAGGAAATGGTGAAGGAAAAGTATGGGGTTACTCCTATGCAAATAATTGACTTCAAAGGACTTGTAGGAGATAAATCCGACAATATCCCTGGAGTGCCTGGAATAGGAGAAAAAACTGCTGCTAAATTATTAAATCAATATCCTACTGTTGAGGAATTGATAATGAATGTTGACGATATTTCTAGTAAAAGGCATCAGGAAAAAATAAGAGATAATGCTGAGATCGCACTGCTAAGTAAAAGACTAGCAACCATAAAGACGGATATTCCCCTTGATTTAGATATTGATGAGCTTAGATTGATTCAGCCAGATTCAGAGAAGTTAATCGAACTGTTCAGAAAATATGAGTTCAATAGCTTGATAAAAACATTAACTAATTTAGATGAAGGTGAAGAAGCGGGAAAGCAAGAAACTGTAAGTACTAATGCTATAGATATAACTATCATTGAGAAAAAAGAGGATTTAAACAGGGTTACGAATATCATAAAAGATAAAAAAAGCTTTGCTATGAAAATATTTAAAGAAGAAAACAATCTGAGAAGTGATGATATTATTGGTATTTCCCTATGCCTAGATGAAGAAAATAATTATTACATAGATGTACAAAGTGACAAAGAATTACTGTTTCCTTTAAAAGAAGTGCTTGAGGATAAAGAGATAAAAAAACAAGGGCATGGACTTAAAAAAGAGATAATTTCATTACTCAGATATGGTATCATCCTTGATGGCATAGAATTTGACAGCTTTATTGCCGCTTATCTTCTTCAGCCATCTAGAAGTGATTATGATGTATCGGACTTAGCTTTAGAATATCTGGGGATAAAGATTAGCAGCCAAGAAGAACTCTTAGGCAAAGGTAAAAACGCTAAGAAGTTTAGTGATTTATCTAGAGATATCTTGTCTAGATATGGAGGGAACTGTTGCTCAATTGTAGCGAATGTTAGAGATTTACTTGCTAAGGAGCTTGAAAAACATGAATTAACTGAATTATTTAAAGAAGTTGAAATGCCACTTATTGAAGTTTTGGCAAACCTTGAATACGAAGGATTTAAAGTGGATCAGAAGGTGCTTAAGGAAATTGATGATGAACTTACTACTAAAATAGATGAAATCACAAGTGAGATTTTCTCTTTGTCAGGTGAAGAGTTTAATATAAATTCTCCAAAGCAGTTAGGAGTTATTCTATTTGAGCGTTTAGAGCTACCTGTTATTAAAAAGACTAAGACAGGATACTCTACAAGCCACGATGTTTTAGAAAAGCTTTACAAAAGACATCCTATAGTACCACTTATAATACAATATAGACAACTGGTTAAATTAAAATCTACCTATGTTGATGGTTTGTTTAACTTAATCAACCCAGTTACAGGTAAAATTCATTCAAGCTTTAATCAAACAGTTACTGTTACTGGTAGAATTAGCAGTACGGAGCCTAACCTCCAGAATATTCCTATTAAGCTGGAGATGGGCAGGAGAATAAGAAAGGTATTTGTACCCTTGGATAATGATCATAAACTTATAGATGCTGACTATTCTCAGATTGAATTGAGGGTTTTAGCTCATATGTCTGAAGATGATAACCTAATAAGGGCATTCAATGAGGATGAGGATATACATACACTTACAGCCTCTCAAGTATTTAACCTTCCCCTTGATGAAGTGACTTCTTTAGAGAGAGGTAGAGCAAAGGCAGTAAACTTTGGTATAGTTTATGGAATAAGTGATTTTGGGCTTGCCACAAATTTAAATATAACTAGAAAAGAAGCTAAAAAATATATAGACGAATACTTTAAGAAATATAGTGGAGTAAAAGACTATATGGACAATGAAGTTAAAAAGGGTAAAGAGATGGGCTATGTTACTACAATTTTTAAAAGAAGAAGATATATACCTGAGCTTAAATCAAAAAACTTTAACCTAAGATCCTTTGGTGAAAGAACTGCTATGAATACACCTATTCAAGGAAGTGCAGCGGATATTATTAAAATAGCTATGATTAGGGTATTTAATGAACTAAAAGAAAGAAATTTAAAATCAAAATTAATTCTACAGGTTCATGATGAATTGATTATAGATGCCCATAAGGATGAAATAGACGAGGTTAAAAAATTATTGAAGGATAATATGGAAGAAGCCATTAGTATAAGAGTTCCTTTGAAGGCTGACATGAATATCGGTGATAATTGGTATAATACTAAATAA
- the coaE gene encoding dephospho-CoA kinase (Dephospho-CoA kinase (CoaE) performs the final step in coenzyme A biosynthesis.), with protein MKVIGLTGGIASGKSTVSSYLKELGAIVIDADVVAREIVKKGQPALKEIVDCFGEEVLLSEGTLNRKYLGSIVFSDPQKLQVLNKITHKRIIENIEEKIEHYEHLDNVKAIFIDAALLIEMKMYFLTHEIWLVTISKEMQLRRLMLRDNLSFDEAMDRINSQMALERKKEVSDVIIDNSKDYDYLRQQVKDLYDSVFGGA; from the coding sequence ATGAAGGTAATAGGTTTAACAGGAGGCATAGCTTCTGGAAAGAGTACGGTATCAAGCTATTTGAAGGAGCTTGGTGCTATTGTTATAGATGCAGATGTTGTCGCTAGAGAAATAGTTAAAAAGGGTCAGCCGGCTTTAAAGGAGATTGTAGATTGTTTTGGTGAAGAGGTACTTCTGAGTGAGGGAACTTTGAACAGGAAATATTTGGGGTCTATCGTATTTAGTGACCCGCAAAAACTCCAGGTTTTAAACAAAATTACCCATAAAAGAATAATTGAAAATATTGAAGAAAAAATTGAACACTATGAGCATCTAGATAATGTTAAAGCTATATTTATCGATGCAGCCCTTCTAATAGAAATGAAGATGTATTTTTTAACCCATGAGATATGGTTAGTTACTATCAGTAAAGAAATGCAATTAAGAAGGCTAATGCTCAGAGATAATCTGTCCTTTGATGAAGCAATGGATAGAATAAATTCACAGATGGCCTTGGAACGCAAAAAAGAAGTTTCCGATGTTATTATTGATAATTCTAAGGACTATGATTATTTGCGACAGCAGGTAAAAGATTTATACGATTCTGTTTTTGGAGGTGCTTAA
- a CDS encoding lytic transglycosylase domain-containing protein, whose translation MDLRKYRVLFLFIAICIVLGVLILASNFVMKVLYPLQYSPIINRYSEEYNLDPLFVASVIRAESKFDTNAVSPKGAKGLMQISSITGKWASEELSIPEYDENMLFNPNANINMGCWYLNKLKKEFSNNIRNVLAAYNAGSGNVRKWLSDEKYSSDGTELVKIPFGETREYIKRVNRNYKIYKYLYKDEYKE comes from the coding sequence ATTGATTTAAGAAAATATCGGGTTTTATTTTTATTTATTGCCATTTGTATAGTTTTAGGTGTTTTAATACTAGCAAGTAATTTTGTAATGAAAGTTCTTTACCCGTTACAGTATAGCCCTATTATTAACCGATATTCAGAAGAGTACAATCTGGACCCACTTTTTGTTGCCTCAGTAATCAGAGCAGAAAGTAAATTCGATACCAATGCAGTTTCTCCAAAGGGGGCAAAGGGTCTTATGCAGATATCGAGTATAACTGGTAAGTGGGCTTCTGAAGAATTAAGCATTCCAGAATATGATGAGAATATGCTTTTTAACCCAAATGCAAATATAAATATGGGTTGTTGGTATTTGAATAAATTAAAAAAAGAGTTTAGTAATAATATAAGAAATGTTTTAGCAGCATATAACGCGGGTAGTGGGAATGTAAGGAAGTGGCTAAGTGATGAAAAGTATAGCAGTGATGGAACTGAGCTAGTTAAAATCCCATTTGGGGAGACGAGAGAATATATTAAAAGAGTCAATAGAAATTATAAAATATATAAGTATTTATATAAAGATGAATATAAAGAATAG
- a CDS encoding nicotinate phosphoribosyltransferase has protein sequence MKHMKSLEDVKTLHISDDRRIHSATHEEILSGATTDIYFLRTLDILKEMDLDNVTVTAEIFPRKSGIFAGIDEVKNILKDKDIEMWALDEGEEFSPKDTVIRIKGPYREFGAFETVILGALASSCGWATAAREVKEACGEKGFLCFGARHVHPAVAPVMERSAVIGGATGASCILAAKLLDIQPSGTLPHAAMLISGDTAKIAEVYDRVMPQSHRRTVLIDTFKDEVEESLRIAELLGENLYGIRVDTPSERGGVTPGLIKELRFKLDVAGHNHVKIFVSGGLTPEKIRILSEAGADSFGVGSYISAASPIDMTMDIKEVQGKPVAKRGRIPGLVENTKLKHVQL, from the coding sequence ATGAAACACATGAAGAGTCTTGAAGACGTAAAAACCTTACATATAAGTGATGATAGAAGAATTCATTCTGCTACCCATGAGGAGATACTTAGTGGAGCAACTACAGATATCTACTTTTTAAGGACTCTTGATATATTGAAGGAAATGGATTTAGACAATGTAACCGTAACAGCTGAGATATTTCCTAGGAAATCTGGAATCTTTGCTGGAATAGATGAAGTGAAAAATATTCTGAAGGATAAGGATATTGAAATGTGGGCATTAGATGAGGGTGAAGAATTTAGCCCTAAGGACACGGTTATTAGGATTAAGGGGCCATATAGAGAGTTTGGAGCCTTTGAAACAGTAATATTAGGTGCATTAGCTAGTTCGTGTGGCTGGGCTACTGCGGCTAGAGAGGTAAAGGAAGCTTGTGGAGAAAAAGGATTTCTATGCTTTGGAGCAAGACATGTCCATCCAGCAGTAGCACCAGTGATGGAAAGATCTGCGGTTATTGGTGGAGCAACAGGAGCAAGTTGTATTTTAGCGGCGAAATTATTAGATATACAGCCTTCAGGCACATTACCTCATGCAGCCATGCTTATATCTGGAGATACAGCAAAAATTGCTGAGGTATATGATAGGGTAATGCCTCAGTCCCACCGTAGGACTGTTTTGATAGATACTTTTAAAGATGAGGTGGAAGAAAGTTTAAGGATTGCTGAGCTTTTAGGAGAAAACCTATATGGAATACGTGTTGATACTCCTAGTGAGAGGGGTGGAGTTACTCCTGGCTTAATTAAAGAATTAAGATTCAAGTTGGATGTTGCTGGACATAATCATGTAAAGATATTTGTATCTGGTGGACTAACACCTGAAAAAATAAGGATATTATCAGAAGCTGGAGCAGATTCCTTTGGAGTAGGAAGCTATATTTCTGCAGCATCCCCAATTGATATGACTATGGATATCAAAGAGGTACAAGGTAAACCAGTTGCCAAAAGGGGAAGGATACCAGGTTTAGTTGAAAATACAAAATTAAAGCATGTACAGCTATAA
- a CDS encoding N-acetyltransferase, which translates to MKCIIRKEILEDYPKVREVVKSAFFREKKDLKFNEWILIEKIRESEYYINDLSLVAEIDGMVLGHIMFTPMKINGRNTSFVSLALAPVAVHKDFQKQGIGKKLVKSGIESAKNLGFESIIVMGHPEYYPKFGFDKASKWKIGTTNDFNDKCLFVLELVAGGLADVSGIIEYCPAFYNEKGELI; encoded by the coding sequence ATGAAATGTATAATACGGAAGGAAATACTAGAAGATTATCCTAAAGTTAGAGAAGTTGTTAAATCTGCTTTTTTTAGAGAAAAAAAGGACTTGAAATTTAATGAATGGATTTTGATTGAAAAAATAAGAGAAAGTGAATATTACATAAATGACTTATCTCTTGTAGCAGAAATTGACGGTATGGTTTTGGGACATATCATGTTTACACCTATGAAAATAAACGGTAGAAATACTTCTTTTGTTTCTCTTGCTTTAGCACCAGTTGCCGTTCATAAAGATTTTCAAAAACAGGGTATAGGAAAAAAGCTAGTTAAGTCAGGAATAGAAAGTGCTAAAAATCTTGGATTTGAGTCTATTATTGTTATGGGACATCCAGAATATTACCCTAAATTTGGTTTTGATAAAGCATCAAAGTGGAAAATAGGGACAACAAATGATTTTAATGATAAGTGTCTTTTTGTATTAGAATTAGTTGCAGGAGGACTTGCAGATGTATCGGGAATAATCGAGTATTGTCCTGCATTTTACAATGAAAAAGGAGAATTGATATAG
- a CDS encoding metallophosphoesterase: protein MFYIVGLIFVILIATIIALGTHVVEVELRKISINVPSKFRYVHISDIHNKLSFVNGRVSNIINSRNPDFVVATGDYSNTQEGLPNVISELGDINCKVFMVLGNYEREEEKNIIKKREITLDLLKDEVLKYDNLKLLVNEDAKLNLNESRVSIYGFDNSTYGNEEYNPKDFNSESDYKIILAHSPNIINVVSEEQIGYNHILVGHTHGKQLNIPINKTAYDKFHIGLKRLNDHQFFSISRGLGTVRIPIRLKSKPSIDVYDIK from the coding sequence ATGTTTTATATAGTTGGATTAATTTTTGTAATATTGATAGCTACTATAATTGCTTTAGGCACACACGTGGTTGAGGTGGAATTGAGGAAAATATCAATTAATGTTCCATCTAAATTTAGATATGTTCATATTTCTGATATCCACAATAAGTTGTCATTTGTGAATGGAAGGGTTAGTAATATTATAAATTCACGCAATCCTGATTTTGTAGTAGCTACAGGGGATTATTCTAATACTCAAGAAGGTTTACCAAATGTTATTTCAGAATTGGGTGATATTAATTGTAAGGTATTTATGGTTTTGGGAAACTATGAAAGAGAAGAAGAAAAAAATATCATCAAAAAGAGAGAAATAACATTGGATTTGTTAAAAGATGAAGTATTAAAATATGATAACCTTAAATTACTTGTCAATGAGGATGCGAAATTAAATTTAAATGAATCTAGGGTATCAATATATGGATTTGATAACTCAACCTATGGGAATGAAGAATATAACCCAAAGGATTTCAACTCAGAAAGTGATTATAAAATAATACTAGCTCATTCTCCCAACATAATCAATGTAGTTAGTGAAGAGCAAATAGGATATAATCATATTTTAGTTGGACATACACATGGAAAGCAACTTAATATTCCAATAAATAAAACTGCATATGATAAATTTCATATTGGATTGAAGAGATTAAATGATCATCAATTTTTTTCAATTAGTAGAGGCTTGGGGACTGTTAGAATACCGATCAGATTAAAAAGTAAACCAAGTATAGATGTATATGATATTAAGTAA
- a CDS encoding GrpB family protein, translating into MTHNLYVCPRDSEELKRHITFRNYLRTHKEEREKYSEIKLQAATKYPTDIDSYIEAKSPCVNEIYRKCGL; encoded by the coding sequence ATGACTCATAATTTATACGTTTGTCCACGAGATTCAGAAGAATTAAAAAGACATATTACATTTCGAAATTATTTGAGAACACATAAAGAAGAAAGGGAGAAATATAGTGAAATTAAACTACAAGCAGCAACAAAATATCCAACAGATATAGATAGTTATATTGAGGCTAAGAGTCCATGTGTTAATGAAATTTATAGGAAATGTGGATTATAA
- a CDS encoding DUF952 domain-containing protein, with product MIIYTATCKEWDEIKKQTEFTSDDFSIEGFIHCSYPKQTVRVLNKHFKDEEKVILLCIDPRLLKSKWKSEDLKGNGEEFPHVYGNINIDAIVKVLDIQPSKYGLFHENSELRSIIESIS from the coding sequence GTGATTATTTATACAGCTACATGTAAAGAATGGGATGAAATTAAAAAACAGACTGAGTTTACAAGTGACGATTTTAGTATAGAAGGCTTCATACATTGCAGTTATCCTAAACAAACAGTTCGGGTTTTAAATAAGCATTTCAAGGATGAAGAAAAAGTTATTTTACTTTGTATAGACCCTAGATTATTAAAATCCAAGTGGAAAAGTGAAGATTTAAAGGGAAATGGTGAAGAATTTCCTCACGTATATGGAAATATTAATATAGATGCAATTGTAAAAGTATTAGACATTCAGCCTTCAAAATATGGATTGTTTCATGAAAATAGCGAATTAAGAAGTATAATTGAATCTATATCATAA
- a CDS encoding DUF1905 domain-containing protein has translation MKYQFIGYLLKAGTRTFIAIPFNVWEVCNKKGNLPVKVTVNGKNFECKLLPRGNGNYYIPINTTILKGIEDDNGLDVSFEIIAGLSRINKNSPYSRKNPIRKIDSIESIIQPQAGMCGQTCVAMLAGVTVEEVINVMKAKIGQASISKVIETLDYYGISHSPKMVYMGTKIKKLPKCCIINARAEKSSHLLLFYKGKYYDSSLGLLKEYDVHKIIGYLEIYTE, from the coding sequence ATGAAATATCAATTCATAGGGTATTTATTAAAAGCAGGAACAAGAACTTTTATAGCAATACCTTTTAATGTATGGGAAGTATGTAACAAAAAAGGAAACCTACCTGTAAAAGTCACTGTCAATGGTAAGAATTTTGAATGTAAGCTATTACCTAGGGGGAATGGAAACTATTATATACCCATTAATACAACAATACTTAAGGGGATTGAGGATGATAATGGATTGGATGTGTCCTTTGAGATAATTGCTGGATTGAGCCGAATTAACAAAAACAGCCCCTATAGTAGAAAAAATCCTATAAGAAAAATAGACAGCATAGAAAGTATTATTCAACCGCAAGCTGGGATGTGTGGACAGACCTGTGTTGCTATGTTGGCAGGAGTAACAGTAGAAGAAGTAATAAATGTTATGAAGGCAAAAATAGGACAGGCCTCTATTAGTAAAGTGATTGAAACTTTAGATTACTATGGAATTTCTCATTCGCCCAAGATGGTTTATATGGGTACGAAGATAAAAAAATTACCAAAATGCTGTATAATTAATGCCCGTGCTGAAAAAAGTAGTCATCTCTTATTGTTTTATAAGGGAAAATATTATGATTCATCATTAGGGTTGTTGAAGGAATACGATGTTCATAAAATTATCGGATATTTGGAAATTTATACTGAGTAA